From Daphnia pulicaria isolate SC F1-1A chromosome 4, SC_F0-13Bv2, whole genome shotgun sequence, one genomic window encodes:
- the LOC124337279 gene encoding histone H2B.3 encodes MPPKVSGKAAKKAGKAQKNIAKGDKKKKRKRKESYAIYIYKVLKQVHPDTGISSKAMTIMNSFVNDIFERIAGESSRLAHYNKRSTITSREIQTAVRLLLPGELAKHAVSEGTKAVTKYTSTK; translated from the coding sequence ATGCCCCCCAAAGTTAGTGGAAAAGCTGCGAAGAAGGCCGGCAAGGCCCAGAAGAACATTGCCAAGggcgacaagaagaagaagcgcaagaGGAAGGAGAGCTACGCCATTTACATCTACAAAGTCTTGAAGCAGGTCCACCCCGACACTGGCATCTCCTCCAAAGCCATGACCATCATGAACAGCTTCGTCAACGACATTTTCGAGCGCATTGCTGGAGAATCGTCCCGTCTTGCCCACTACAACAAGCGGTCGACCATCACTAGCCGGGAAATCCAGACGGCTGTCCGTCTGCTTTTGCCCGGTGAGTTGGCCAAGCACGCCGTGTCTGAAGGCACCAAAGCAGTCACCAAGTACACCAGCACCAAGTAG
- the LOC124337751 gene encoding extensin-like, producing the protein MKFFLLVAFLGGVLISTSEAGVVGRDRRSFFDGPKKPKFPSFVLVGLVDQPVPTVVGMPQQNPYPGPPPPSYAPPSYAPPSYAPPSYPPPSYSPPSYPPPSYSPPAYAPPPSPYGPQSYMAPPPPYQPPQYAPAAPAPMHPPQAQQLPAPEPQQLPASEPQQHEQSVPVPTQEDLKPTEADPPASAKHVETESSDAAPSTESTNSDSKSDDQSNWETSTSSSL; encoded by the exons ATGAAGTTCTTCTTATTG GTTGCCTTTTTGGGCGGAGTCTTGATTTCTACCTCGGAAGCTGGAGTTGTCGGACGTGATCGTCGCTCATTTTTCGATGGTCctaaaaaacccaaattccCGAGTTTCGTTTTGGTGGGCCTCGTTGATCAACCCGTACCGACAGTAGTCGGAATGCCGCAGCAAAATCCTTACCCCGGTCCTCCACCTCCGTCTTACGCACCTCCGTCTTACGCACCTCCGTCTTACGCACCTCCGTCTTACCCACCTCCATCTTATTCACCCCCATCTTATCCGCCACCTTCATACTCACCTCCAGCCTACGCTCCTCCGCCATCGCCTTACGGTCCGCAAAGCTACATGGCTCCTCCGCCGCCGTATCAGCCGCCGCAGTATGCGCCAGCAGCACCGGCTCCAATGCATCCACCACAAGCTCAACAGCTTCCTGCTCCCGAGCCTCAACAGCTTCCCGCCAGCGAGCCTCAACAGCACGAGCAAAGCGTTCCTGTTCCAACACAGGAAGACTTGAAGCCGACTGAAGCGGATCCACCAGCATCAGCCAAACATGTCGAGACGGAATCGAGCGATGCTGCCCCGTCGACAGAATCGACTAATAGCGATAGCAAGAGCGATGACCAGTCCAACTGGGAAACTTCCACTTCGTCTTCTTTATAA
- the LOC124337290 gene encoding histone H4: protein MTGRGKGGKGLGKGGAKRHRKVLRDNIQGITKPAIRRLARRGGVKRISGLIYEETRGVLKVFLENVIRDAVTYTEHAKRKTVTAMDVVYALKRQGRTLYGFGG from the coding sequence ATGACTGGTCGCGGCAAAGGAGGAAAAGGACTCGGCAAGGGAGGCGCTAAACGTCATCGCAAAGTTTTGCGTGACAACATCCAGGGAATCACCAAGCCGGCCATCCGTCGTCTTGCCCGTCGTGGTGGTGTCAAGCGAATCTCTGGTCTCATCTACGAGGAGACCCGTGGTGTGTTGAAGGTGTTCCTTGAGAACGTGATTCGTGACGCCGTCACCTACACTGAACACGCCAAGAGGAAGACGGTGACGGCCATGGACGTCGTCTACGCACTGAAACGCCAGGGCCGCACTCTGTACGGTTTCGGCGGTTAA
- the LOC124337216 gene encoding histone H3 has product MARTKQTARKSTGGKAPRKQLATKAARKSAPATGGVKKPHRYRPGTVALREIRRYQKSTELLIRKLPFQRLVREIAQDFKTDLRFQSSAVMALQEASEAYLVGLFEDTNLCAIHAKRVTIMPKDIQLARRIRGERA; this is encoded by the coding sequence ATGGCTCGTACCAAGCAAACCGCTCGCAAATCTACCGGTGGCAAGGCGCCCCGCAAACAGTTGGCCACCAAAGCAGCTCGCAAGAGTGCGCCGGCCACTGGAGGAGTCAAGAAACCCCATCGTTATCGTCCCGGCACTGTCGCCCTTCGTGAGATCCGTCGCTACCAAAAGTCGACCGAGCTTCTGATCCGCAAGTTGCCATTCCAGCGCTTGGTCAGAGAAATCGCCCAGGATTTCAAGACCGACTTGCGTTTCCAGAGCTCGGCCGTCATGGCCCTGCAGGAGGCCAGCGAGGCTTACTTGGTGGGTCTTTTCGAAGACACCAACTTGTGCGCCATCCACGCCAAGCGAGTCACCATCATGCCAAAAGACATCCAGCTCGCTCGCCGTATTCGTGGTGAACGTGCCTAA
- the LOC124337201 gene encoding histone H2A-like has translation MSGEDHKNKLTARSCLQTTNQEPRLLTLHLNMSGRGKGGKVKGKSKTRSSRAGLQFPVGRIHRMLRKGSYAERVGAGAPVYLAAVMEYLAAEVLELAGNAARDNKKTRIIPRHLQLAIRNDEELNKLLSGVTIAQGGVLPNIQAVLLPKKTDKPAKA, from the exons ATGAGTGGCGAAGATCACAAGAATAAACTGACTGCCAGATCTTGTTTGCAAACTACAAACCAG GAACCGCGTTTACTTACTCTACATCTAAACATGTCTGGCCGTGGCAAAGGAGGCAAAGTAAAGGGAAAGTCAAAGACCCGTTCCAGCAGGGCCGGACTTCAATTCCCCGTCGGTCGTATCCACCGAATGCTCCGCAAGGGATCGTACGCTGAGCGCGTCGGTGCCGGTGCCCCCGTCTACTTGGCTGCCGTCATGGAGTACTTGGCCGCTGAGGTCCTCGAGTTGGCCGGTAACGCCGCCCGTGACAACAAGAAGACCCGCATCATCCCTCGTCACTTGCAATTGGCCATCCGCAACGACGAAGAGTTGAACAAACTTCTCTCCGGTGTCACCATCGCTCAGGGTGGTGTCTTGCCCAACATCCAGGCCGTTCTCTTGCCCAAGAAGACAGACAAACCCGCCAAGGCTTAA